The sequence CCGCCGCCGCCGACGCCCGTGGTGACCGAGGTCGTGGAGGAGACGCTGCCGCCGCCGTCGCCGCCAGCGCCCGTGGTGACCGAGGTCGTGGAGGAGACGCTGCCGCCGCCGTCGCCGCCAGCGCCCGCGCTGACCGAGGTCGTGGAGGAGACGCTGCCGCCGCCGTCACCGCCAGCGCCTGCGCTGACCGAGGTCGAGGAGACGCTGCCGCCGCCGTCGCCGCCAGCGCCGGTGGTGGCCGAGGCCGAGGTCGAGGAGGCGCTGCCGCCGCCGTCGCCGCCAGCGCCGGTGGTGGCCGAGGCCGACGTCGAGGAGGCGCTGCTCGATGAGGCCGAGGCCGAGGTGGTGGCCCCGCCCGTACCGCCGCCGCCCGTGTCGCCGCCGCCTGTGCCGCCTGCACCGCCGCCGCCCGTGTCGCTGCCGCCTGTGCCGCCTGCACCGCCGCCGCCCGTGTCGCTGCCGCCGGTGCCGCCCGCACCGCCGCCGCCTGTATTGTTGCCGCCGGTTCCTGTCGTGCTGCTGGCCGAGGCGGCGTCTTCGCCGCCCGTGCCGCTGCCTGCACCCCCGCCGCCCCCAGTCCCGATGACCGACGACTCGTCATCGCCGCACGCCGTCGTCGTCATCAGGCCAAGAACGAAGAGACACACCAAAGATCGCATCTTCATCCGCTGCTCTCCAGCCGGTAGGGGTCCAGTGACGCGGCGCCGGCCGTCGGAGGCGAGGTGCCGCAGCGCGATACGCGCGCAGGCATCTTCTGTCGAAACGGCGCGGATGCCAACGCCTCTTTACTCCTTCTCGGCGCTTTCGGGCAGAGGGGCGCCCGCGCTCTCTCCCCATCCTACCTCGTCCACGCTCCTCCTCGCCCCGGGTCAACGACGAACGCAGCAGCTTTTCGACGGGCGATCGCGCGCGATTGTCGCGTCCGCTACACGCTTGTGGAGCGTGTTTTGGAGGTCGCGACGCCCTCTTCTCCACTCGTTTCTACCCGTTCCACCCCTTGGCGAGCCCTCGTTGCCACCCTGCGCCTTTCTCCTCTCCTCACCACCTCCCCGCGCCTGAGCGCGCCTCCCGATGTCCGTGAGGTTTCGGGCGTCTGCTCCTCAGCTCGTCAGCGAGCCTGAGCGCACCTCCGAGCTTCGCGAGGCTCCTGTCGTTCCGCCCCTATCGCCTCGAGCGCGGCGGCCGCCGCTGCTCCGCCCGCTGCAGGTCCGAGCGTCGCCTCGCCATGTGATTGACCGGCCGCCATTGGAGCTGGTATAGGTAGCCGTTTTCTTCGGGATTGAATTTTACAGTCACAGCCAAAGAGAAAGGCGGTCGAGCGCGGTGTGCGCAAGTGAAGGGTGCCCTGGTGCTTTCCGTGCCAGCGATGTCATCTCGCTCTTGCTGCGTCGCGTCGACGCCCTGCGCCTCGGCGGACGACCTCTCGTTTCAGCCAGAGGATGAGGAGACCCCATGCGTGTCCGACACGTGATGATCACAGCAGCGATCGCCGGTCTATTCGCGGCCTGCGCCAGCTCGGGGGGCGACGGTGGCAAGACCGAGCCGGTCTACGGGACGGTCTGCGAGGCCCGCTGCGCCTGCGAGGGCTGCTCCGACGACCAAGAGGGCCTGTGCGAGGCCGAGCAGGGCGCCATCGCCGAGCGGTCCGAGGAGCGCTGTCAGGACGAGTATACGGCGTACATCGACTGTGTCCGGCTGGAAGGCCGGTGCGTGGACGGTCATCACCTGGCCGAGGTCTGCGACGTCCATGAGGAGGCCCTCCTGGACTGTCTCGATTCCACGGATCGCTGTCCCAGCGCGGGTGACGGCATCTGCGACGAGCCCCAGGGCACCGGCAAATGCCCTGCTGGGACCGATCGAGCCGACTGCCTCTCTTCCTGTCCCTCGACCGGCGACGGCACCTGCGATGAGCCCGAGGGCACGGGCGCGTGCGCGGAGGGCACGGACGTCGTGGACTGCGCGGCCACGACCTGCTCCCGGACGAACAACGGCACCTGCGATGAGCCCGAGGGCACCGGGCTCTGCGAGGAGGGCACGGACGTCGCGGACTGCGCGGTGGACGAGCCGTGCGCGACCACGGACAACGGCGAGTGCGACGAGCCCGGAGGCACCGGGCTCTGCGAGGCGGGCACGGACACCGCCGACTGCAGCGCCCCCCTCACCTGTGACGACCTCGACGAGTGCGGGGACGACTCGAAGGGGTGTATCGGGTGCGCGAACGCGGGGAGCTGCGCCGATGAGCTCGACACATGCATCCTCGACGACGACTGCGTCGAGTTCATCAGGTGCATCGTCACCTGCGCGGACGACGACGACGCCTGCCTCCGCGCGTGCATGGACGCCCATCCGGACGGGAGGAGTCTGTATGCCGACTACGACCGATGCGTGAACTGCAATGAGTGTTATTACTCCTGCGGCAACGCCAGCATCTTCGGGTGCAATCCATGATCTGTCCCGTCGCCGCGGAGGCAATGAGACGGTCAGCGGCGTCGCCACGCGCGGGATCACCGAGACGTGCGAGGGCGACCTGCGCCCGCCCCGCGTCGACGCTGAAGGCCAGATCTGCGTCGTCGACCTCGGCGCCGCGCGTCTGGCCTTCGGCATCGACGCGCGGCCGTCCCCCCTGAGCCGCTCCCGGGCGGCGCGATCCGCGCCCTCGTTCTGGTAGCATCGCCCGCCTTGCCGGAGCTCCCTCTCGCCCCTGCCGATCTCGACGCGGTGCTCGCGCCGCTCCCCAGCGCCCGGCCGCTGCCCGCGCGCGCGTACTGGGACGAGGACGTCTTCGCCTTCGAGCAGGCCGAGATCTTCGGACGCTCCTGGCTCTGCGTCGGCCGCGAGGACGAGATCGCCCGCCCCGGAGAGTGGCTGCTCGCCCCCCTCACGCCGGCGGGGGTCGTCGTCCTCCGCGGCGCCGATCTGGAGATCCGCGCGTTCCACAACGTCTGCCGCCACCGGGCGGCGACGCTGCTCGACGGCCCGTGCGGCCGCCTCTCGCACCTCGAGTGCCCGTACCATGGCTGGACCTACGAGCTCTCCGGCGCGCTGCGCGCCGCGCCCCACGCGCCGCCCGGCTTCGACCGCGGCGCGCACGGGCTCCTCCCGGCGCGCGCCGGCGCCCTCTTCGGCTTCCTCTTCGTGACGCTCGATCCCGGCGCGCCGCCGCTCGAGAGCGCGATCGGCGAGGCGCCGCCGTGGCTCTCGCGCCCCGGGCTGCGCTCGCTCCGGCGGGGCAGGCGGGTGGAGTACGAGGTCGCCGCGAACTGGAAGCTCTGCGTGGAGAACTTCCAGGAGTCTCACCATTTCCCGCGCGTGCACCCCGCGCTCGAGCGGCTGACCCCGTGCCACGACGCCGTTTCCTGGGGCCGGGGCGGCCCGTGGCTAGGCGGCATCATGGACCTCGCGCCCGGCGCCGACACGGTCTCGGTCGGCGCCACGCCCGGCGCGCGGCCGCTCATCGTCCCCGAGGCGGAGCGGCGGCGCGTGCGCGACGCCATGCTCTTTCCGGGCCTGCTCACGAGCCTCCAGCCCGACTACCTGCTCACGTACCGGCTCGCCCCGCGCGCGCCCGATCGGACGCTCGTGATCGCCGACACGCACTTCCACCCAGCGGCGTTCGCGCCAGGCTTCGATCCGGGCGACGTGTTCGCCTTCTGGGACGCGGTGAACCGGGAAGACCGCGCCATCTGCGAGCGCCAGCAGCGCGGGATCCGCGCGCCGGGCTACGCCCCTTCGACGTACGCCATGGTGGAAGACGGCGTCCACGCCTTCGACGGCATGGTCGCGCGGAGGTACCTCGCGGCGCTCCGCGCGAGGACGGCATGAGCAGGCTCTGCGGGCTGGGGGGATCGCCCGTACGATCTCTCGTCACTGCGCGACGCAGCTGGTCTTCATCGCTTCCCAGACTGCATCTCCGGTGGCGACGC is a genomic window of Sorangium aterium containing:
- a CDS encoding latent transforming growth factor beta-binding protein translates to MRVRHVMITAAIAGLFAACASSGGDGGKTEPVYGTVCEARCACEGCSDDQEGLCEAEQGAIAERSEERCQDEYTAYIDCVRLEGRCVDGHHLAEVCDVHEEALLDCLDSTDRCPSAGDGICDEPQGTGKCPAGTDRADCLSSCPSTGDGTCDEPEGTGACAEGTDVVDCAATTCSRTNNGTCDEPEGTGLCEEGTDVADCAVDEPCATTDNGECDEPGGTGLCEAGTDTADCSAPLTCDDLDECGDDSKGCIGCANAGSCADELDTCILDDDCVEFIRCIVTCADDDDACLRACMDAHPDGRSLYADYDRCVNCNECYYSCGNASIFGCNP
- a CDS encoding aromatic ring-hydroxylating oxygenase subunit alpha translates to MPELPLAPADLDAVLAPLPSARPLPARAYWDEDVFAFEQAEIFGRSWLCVGREDEIARPGEWLLAPLTPAGVVVLRGADLEIRAFHNVCRHRAATLLDGPCGRLSHLECPYHGWTYELSGALRAAPHAPPGFDRGAHGLLPARAGALFGFLFVTLDPGAPPLESAIGEAPPWLSRPGLRSLRRGRRVEYEVAANWKLCVENFQESHHFPRVHPALERLTPCHDAVSWGRGGPWLGGIMDLAPGADTVSVGATPGARPLIVPEAERRRVRDAMLFPGLLTSLQPDYLLTYRLAPRAPDRTLVIADTHFHPAAFAPGFDPGDVFAFWDAVNREDRAICERQQRGIRAPGYAPSTYAMVEDGVHAFDGMVARRYLAALRARTA